The following coding sequences are from one Thermostaphylospora chromogena window:
- a CDS encoding TIGR03085 family metal-binding protein: protein MNHARAERQALCDLFDRLGPDVPTLCEGWTAFDLAAHLVLRERRLDALPGIALAPLASHTVAVQRSLKAEHGFAGLVRLVRSGPGGLYRLVPGLDAAVNTLEFFVHHEDLRRAQPGWEPRELSGDLEALIWRRLSKMAWLMLRRAPVAVVMRGPGGAVARGGRRGGPAVRLSGPPSELLLFCFGRQAHARVEAIGEERAVALLRSARLGV, encoded by the coding sequence GTGAATCACGCCCGCGCCGAACGCCAGGCGCTCTGCGACCTGTTCGACCGCCTCGGTCCGGACGTCCCCACCCTCTGCGAGGGATGGACGGCCTTCGATCTCGCGGCCCATCTGGTGCTGCGCGAGCGGCGGCTGGACGCCCTCCCGGGCATCGCGCTGGCGCCGCTGGCCTCCCACACCGTCGCCGTGCAGCGGTCGCTCAAGGCCGAGCACGGCTTCGCGGGCCTGGTGCGGCTGGTCCGTTCCGGGCCCGGCGGCCTCTACCGCCTGGTCCCCGGCCTGGACGCCGCGGTCAACACGCTGGAGTTCTTCGTCCATCACGAGGATCTGCGCCGTGCCCAGCCGGGGTGGGAGCCTCGTGAGCTGTCCGGCGACCTGGAGGCGCTGATCTGGCGGCGGCTGTCGAAGATGGCGTGGTTGATGCTGCGCCGCGCCCCGGTCGCGGTGGTGATGCGCGGGCCGGGCGGCGCGGTGGCCCGCGGCGGGAGGAGAGGCGGCCCCGCGGTCAGGTTGTCGGGGCCGCCGAGCGAGCTGCTGCTGTTCTGCTTCGGCCGCCAGGCGCACGCCCGGGTGGAGGCGATCGGCGAGGAACGGGCCGTGGCGCTGCTGCGATCGGCGCGCCTGGGCGTCTGA
- a CDS encoding glutamine synthetase family protein → MTQRHTDEVESLDPASRRVLERAEAEGIELIRFLYTDHGGVTRGKAASRSRLAERLRSGIGHTRAMMAMNMLDQLQDVPGMGPVGEVRIVPDPATFVPLPYAPGAAAMLSDLRNQDGTPWEACPRAFLRDAVSALAEAGYTLMAAFEPEFTLGRREPGDPVDRLVPIDDSLCYAAFGFDTVHDYTIRLVQALEAQGMRVEHVHPELGHGQQELSIRHAPPLRAADNHVLYRETVRGVALRMSMWASLAPKPIAEQAGNGAHLHLSLWDAEGRRELLSDGAGGLSETGRWFVGGLLAHLPALTALTCGTVNSFRRLAPRMWASSYVCYGPDNREAAVRVCSPLGSGVVNLELKPSDSSANPYLSLGAVIHAGLDGVRRRLDPGDPVEVDPDTLTEAERHRLGLRRLPASLDEALDALTADEMLMEALGPLRRTAYLAVKRSEAAAFAVQDEEFELFHHFRVF, encoded by the coding sequence GTGACACAGCGCCACACCGACGAGGTGGAATCGCTCGACCCGGCGTCCCGTCGCGTCCTGGAACGCGCCGAGGCCGAGGGGATCGAGCTGATCCGTTTCCTCTACACCGACCACGGCGGGGTGACCCGCGGCAAGGCGGCGTCCCGTTCCCGGCTCGCCGAACGGCTGCGCAGCGGCATCGGCCACACGAGGGCGATGATGGCCATGAACATGCTCGACCAGCTGCAGGACGTGCCGGGCATGGGACCCGTGGGCGAGGTCCGCATCGTACCGGATCCCGCGACGTTCGTACCGCTGCCGTACGCGCCCGGTGCCGCGGCGATGCTGTCCGACCTGCGCAACCAGGACGGCACCCCCTGGGAGGCGTGCCCGCGCGCCTTCCTCCGCGACGCCGTGTCCGCCCTCGCCGAGGCCGGCTACACCCTCATGGCCGCCTTCGAACCGGAGTTCACACTGGGCAGGCGGGAGCCCGGCGACCCCGTGGACCGCCTGGTCCCGATCGACGACAGCCTGTGCTACGCCGCCTTCGGCTTCGACACCGTCCACGATTACACCATCCGGCTGGTGCAGGCCCTGGAGGCGCAGGGGATGCGGGTGGAGCACGTCCATCCCGAGCTGGGGCACGGACAGCAGGAGCTATCGATCCGGCACGCTCCCCCGCTGCGCGCCGCCGACAACCACGTGCTCTACCGCGAGACGGTGCGCGGCGTGGCGCTGCGCATGTCCATGTGGGCCTCGCTCGCGCCCAAACCCATCGCCGAGCAGGCGGGGAACGGCGCCCACCTCCACCTTTCGCTGTGGGACGCCGAGGGCCGGCGCGAGCTGCTCTCCGACGGGGCGGGCGGCCTGTCGGAGACCGGCCGCTGGTTCGTGGGCGGACTCCTCGCCCACCTGCCCGCGCTGACCGCGCTGACCTGCGGCACCGTCAACAGCTTCCGCAGGCTGGCCCCGCGCATGTGGGCCAGCTCCTACGTGTGCTACGGACCGGACAACCGGGAGGCGGCGGTGCGGGTGTGCTCGCCGCTGGGTTCGGGCGTCGTCAACCTGGAGCTGAAGCCCTCCGACTCCTCGGCCAACCCCTACCTGTCGCTGGGCGCGGTGATCCACGCCGGGTTGGACGGCGTGCGCCGCAGGCTGGACCCGGGTGACCCGGTGGAGGTGGACCCGGACACGCTCACCGAGGCCGAGCGCCACCGGCTGGGACTGCGGCGGCTGCCCGCCTCGCTGGACGAGGCGCTGGACGCGCTGACCGCCGACGAGATGCTCATGGAGGCGCTGGGGCCGCTGCGCCGTACCGCCTATCTGGCCGTCAAGCGCTCAGAGGCGGCGGCGTTCGCGGTCCAGGACGAGGAGTTCGAGCTGTTCCACCACTTCCGGGTCTTCTGA